actctatttaattatcaaaaaTACTTCtagtacaccctaatacatTATCACACGAATCCTAATAAAACGTTTTATCATCCATGATCAATTTCAAAGGCTCTTCTTTAACGTTTCATAATTAAAGAAACTTTTTTGCTACAAGGAATATTCAGGGAAAATCAAACATAAAATCTCAATTTGAAAAGTAACACTCTTTCGCAATTCCTCTTTGGTTCTTTGTAACTTTGGCAATGGCAGTATTTTTACCCCAGCAGTGGTCACCAGAAGTTTGGGAGGGTTCCACAGTCCACTGGTTCCTTGGTTGCCATCCTCGTCAATTGCAACAAACATGTTACTTATAGGATCTTCGGGTCATGAATCTTTTGAAAGATTTGGAATTGCACCGTAGTCTAGTAATGCTTATAGGCTATGTCTTCTTTGGTCTACATGCAACTTATGATATGGCCCCCATAAGCAGACAAAGCCAGAATCTCTGAGAAAGTCGATGACAGCAACGTCAGAGAGAAAGGCAGAGCCTTGAAATCACCGTACAGTCTGAAAGTTCTTTGCAGGAATGCTTCTTCagtttcattttatattatgaaGCAACTAGTTTATTTGAGAACAAATTATTCTTAATGTAACAATAAACAAAACTATACTAGTTGCAGCAGTGTGCTTATTAAAAACTAAATGAACATCAGATATCGAAGTAATCTTTGTTTTTCGATACCATAATAGAATGCAAGCTCaacatatgaaaaatcgaAACAAATGCATTAATATGTGTACAAaagttcaaattcaaatatagaAGGTTGGGTTCATGACTTTGTACGTGACTACAAACTCACTCTTTCAACAGGGTAATACGCTTATATTTGATTATGGTTGTACATGGTGAGTAGGGTGTgcttattaaaattacatttgtttcacaattcaaaaaaaatttttggatcattttatattagaataaattagtaatttaataaagAGTTTGGTAGTAAGGtatactcagttaattttaaaatttgtttaacAACACCCTTTTTAACTATTTGCATCCAGTAGTTGAGTTATTAGAGGATTAACAAAATAGATGAATTATTCCAAACTATTTACTTTTACAACTGTGATTAATTAAAGTTAGGTTTGGAGAAAAAGTTGTGATGATTAAGTTGGTTGGATTTGTGAGTTCAAAAGATTAAAGAAAATGATCTTAGTATAATATTAAAAGGATTAGGGTCCAACTTCACTGTACGaaagaatttttaaaaccatttaaaaaaatatatataaaataagggAGTTAATTTTCACACTCTCATTTTGTCTACTTACAACTCCAACCATCtctttagacaaattttagggaggatttggaaaaatacaacttcaatCATGCTCCTTAttcacctcctaaaatagggagacctcTAGGAGCCCCTAAATATGAGGAGAAAGAAAGGACTTCTTGTAGctccttataatttaatgctgctttatttaatgagtattttaaacctttaattcatatttattatttttatattattttttaattaagatgaatcaattaaaaaagagttatagtaTTTATGACTTCATAAATTAGAGAGCGTGACtgaagtttaaattttatagagaattcctaaaataactttgatatatttttatctaaaatttaattaaaaaataaagagcatGATTATAAATGCTCTAagtgaataaaagaaaagcgaGAAAATCATcgcacaaaaataaaaagttgatgaataaataaaaaaaaggtgtgGAGAAAGGAAAGGTGGAGAGTCCACAATAATTGGCATCAAATGCTTATGGGGATTCGCACTGTTGCTGAATTCCAAGATCTGCAACTagaaactaaattattcaactttaggaataaaaaaagaaaagaaaatgaaaactaaaaaaaacgCCCTCAACTTTTTGTTGCCCCCATTCTTAGCTTCCCCATTGGCTGAGCTCCAAGCCCTCTGAGCTATCTCTTTTGTCTTTCTttggagaaaagagaaaacaaacaagagcACCACTCTCCCATAACCAAATAACCCAAAAGCTtttcaacaaaacagaaaagaaaaagaaaaacaataataataataaagagaaAGTAGTAGTGAGAGAGTAAGAGAGTAGAGCCAGCCATCACTACTGCTACTacccagaaaaaaaacaaaacaaaacaaaaacaaaaagaaagcaaagagGGCCAATTAGGGCTTCGTCGGAAAGTTGAACCCAAAAAGGTAACGCCCTCTaagcttttctctctcttaccACCACACGTACCCACTTGGTGCTCTCAGTGCTTTCCATTATCCGCCATTTGGAGTTAGAGGAAGCCAatggtttaaaaaaatttctgggttttggtTAGTACTGGGTCGGAGTCGTGctctgcttcttcttgtgtTGCTCGAGCTTTCAAGATTGTGAGTTTCAGGGGTTTTGCTTTTTGTGCCTTTGTTCAAGTTTTGGGGATTTGGGTATTGCTTTTGAAATTGCTTTTTCTGCTGAATTTGAAGCTTTTTGTTCCCAGTTATCAGTTATGGCGGTTTTGTGTGGTATAATTGAGCTAGCTGTAATCGTCGTTGGGCCATGGAATCTAGGGTTTTGATGACCCAAGGttcttttaataattgaacaaCCCCAAAGCAGTGATTTTGTGGGATCAAGAAAGAAAGCGTTGGCTATACGCGATGTGGAATTTCAATTCGTTCAGAAAAAATTTGCGTTGATTTGAATTGCTTAGTTGATTGTATGCTGTCCTTTGTTAGAGAGATTGGGATTTAATTGTGGAAAAATAGAAGGAAATGGCGATGGAGTCGAACACGGGGTTTCACCACGACGAAACATTCGGGTACGGTTTGAACCGACACGCGATATCATTCCAGTCTGGGGCCATAAACAGCACCTCGGATATGATTCCGATGGGGAATTACTTCGGGACGGATGGGGGCATGATGTTCTCTGCGAATTCGGGTATCATTAACAACAACCCTGTAATTAGTCAATCTGGGAATTCATCAGGTTCTCTTCTTCTCGATTCGGTGCCCGGGCTCAAGCATGACACAGGCTTGGCTGTTGAGTGGTCTGTGGAGGAACAATACAAATTGGAGGAGGGCCTTGTCAAGTAGGTCATTCAGAATCTTatcttttattaaatttacTTTTGTCATGTATGTATGTGTTTAAGTGCCCCAATTGTGTATAATTTCCTGTTACTTGGATGTTCATGCTGTTTTTGTCCTCTCCCTGTTGCTAAACTACTTTTAGTTATGATCCGCCGGAAGTTGTGACAAAGTTTCCGGCGCAAAtaggttttgttgttgatggaGTCTCCTATTGTTTGCACTCTCTGTAACAAACTGCAAATTCTGTGGGCATCCTCATATTggcataatatatatatgttttctttgtcttAAACCATAATTTTATGGCCTCTCATCGTGCTCATAATGTTGTGGGGTCTTTCACTCATTGCCATAATTATCAGTGTTTCTCATTCCTGCAACATAGAACTTGCAATGCTATTGTTATGCTCTAATAGCCCAGTCTGTTTCACATGTCTGTTTGTTATGTTCATAATTTCCTTTGTGATGTGGATTGAATTTCTTTCACTTCACTTTATGTTGCATAGTTGGTATCTTACTATGGTGAGTTTCATCTAGGGTTTGTTTTAAAGTTTAATATTTCTGTGccatctttaaaataaaatgtagaTATGCCGAGGAACCAAGTATTATGAGGTACATAAAGATTGCAGCAACATTGCGTGATAAAACTGTGCGTGATGTTGCTTTGAGGTGTAGATGGATGACGGTAAGCTCTTTACTCTTCCTAATGCTGTTTGTTCGTTACTTTGGAGATTTGTGTTATCTGTTTACTTAAGATTTGTTGATTGAGTTAGAACTACTTTTGGAAATCTTTTTGCAGAGAAAGCGTAGGAAACCTGAAGAACACATTATGGGAAAGAAGGGGAACATTAGGAAGGTATGTTGGTGAAATTTAGATAACCTTCTAACATTGGTTATTGGTtcaattgttttaatttttatattgtgAAGTGTCATTCAATTCATGGCTCTGAGATTGAACATTACTGTATGTATCATCATTGGTGAACCTTGAAAAAAAGAATCCTATGTTGCATGAATGACTTTTTATGTAATGTTGGCTTGAGTTGTTCTCCAACTCCGTTATGTAAGCTATAACACCAGAGATgggattttggttttaattgaACCAATTAATGTCTTTAGGATCTAATGTTGATTGAAGAACCCGTATTCTAAAGATCATGCTTCTTCAGGATAAACTGATGGAGTCTTCCTCAAAGACAAACATACTGTCAGCTCCACCACTAGACATGGCTGCATATTCTCTTATGGTGCACCATATGGACCATAATGAGCGTTTGCATTGTGAAGGTTAGAGAAACTTCCTTGTTCCTgtttattattagttttcaTCTAAGTTACTTAGTTCctgtttatttataaatttcttttgataGTTTCATTGATGTAATTGTTCTTTGGGTACTCTCAGGAATAAGTGGCACAGCCAAGCATCTGTTGGAGCAAAATGCTCAAGCTTTTAGTCAAATCACATCTAATCTTTCTACATACAAGGTCAATGCATAATCCGTGGTTCTTCATGTTGAATATTATACATCGAATTTTCATGCCATAGTTCAAGGAAAAGGAGATGCGTGTaccttttatgtttttgtgtgCACTTCATATTATAACAGCATATACTGCTTTATACTCTTCTTCTGGAATTTCACTTTGCCCATTGATCAGCATATATAATGAAATAATTGACTTCATCTAgttacttatttattttaagctGACCTttattttagttgtttttgGACTATCCATTCAATCGATGGAATTTGGTTATGTTAAACTAATGCCTATTTGGTGATTCAACTATGATGATTCTTCAAGGGAATGTCCTTGTATGCCTAAGTATCTGAATCTTAAGATTGTAATGTCAGCTCTCTTCTTTTAGTATGACTTTTTTACCTTCTCACCAGTTCATCAGAAGGGAAGAAATAGCTTATATTTGCCCCATCTTGTGTATTATCATTAACCCACAGCACTGGTACCCcaaatttttcttctctcattttAAAATGCGCTGGCATAAATTTTCTCTGCATTTCAGATGACCATATATTCTCATTAACATAAGAAGCATGTGCTTTTCTGTCTTGCTTAGAGGTTTGCTTCTTTCATAAACAGTTACAGGAAAACATTGACCTCTTCTGCCGCACGAGGAACAATATAACTTCAATCCTAAATGAGTATGTACATATCTTCAATCTATATTACAAATAATGCCAATTTGTGAGACATTTGACAAtgctgtttctttttttgcagCATGAGAGGTATGCCTGGCATAATGAGCCGAATGCCACCATTGCCTGTATCCATTAATGAGGAGCTTGCTAATAGTATCTTGCGTAATACAACTTAGGTAAGTTCATGTGAAATGACATAAAGTGAACTCATATATGTCTGTCTTTTCATGACATGGGCACTTGTGAAGGAGGGAGAGAAAAGAGGGAAGGGGGGATGATTGTCTACTCTTTATTTATTCCTGTCATATAAACAGTTAATTCTAGATCATTTCAGCCTGTAATCTGATATGCTTTATATGCAAGTACTAGCTGTTAGTTCTGCTTTTCTTCGCTATGAACTGTGGTGTCCATGTTTTCGCTAGGTTCATTGCTTAATGCCATATGTGCTGAATATGAATGAATATGCCTAAACTTTTTTTGGATATACAGAgttgatatttatttatttttattaccAAATGCAAGCAGACAAATCAAGGTCCTGAATCCTGATGGACTGCCTCATTGTCTGAGCACAAAGTGTACAAGTTGGGAAGCAGAGTTGCAAATATCTGACAAGGCCTACGCAGAGCCTCCTCAATTCAAATCTTGGTCTCAATATGTCATTTGATCGTGTAGTGCTCCATCCCCTGGCTGCATGTGTCGTGTCTAAATACATATTATGTACCCTTACTCTCATTTGTGCAGAAAAATAAGTGATATATAAATTTAGTTGGAGCTGCAGgcacttttttttcctttttcttttttcttctcttgtaaatttcaatttataatTGCTAATTGTACCACTTCACTTATGTTGGGTACCGTGGTTTGATTTGTTGGTTTGCCCATTTTTCCTCCCACCTTAATGAAACACTTTAAAATTCAATTCTATGGGGAAGAAAGGGTAGTGATTTTCTAATTCGATcgtctctctctatctttgaATGTTTATCGAATGCATGGTCATCCAAGCTTCCTGTTTCCCCATCTCCCAGCCACCAGTCACCCACAACCCGACACAAACATgtcctatatatatagtgtaacaaaaacaaccaccaccaaaaaaaaaaacaaaaacaaaaaaaacaaaaaaaacaaaagaacttgAGGATGAACTTTTATTTACAGATGAAATTGTTGTACTGTACTACTGGACACCAATTTAAGGCCGAGGCTGCATTGACGACGTGTCGTGTTTAAGGCGCGAGAGCCATCACCTCCTGTAAGACGACAGCAG
The window above is part of the Prunus dulcis chromosome 1, ALMONDv2, whole genome shotgun sequence genome. Proteins encoded here:
- the LOC117635288 gene encoding uncharacterized protein LOC117635288, producing the protein MAMESNTGFHHDETFGYGLNRHAISFQSGAINSTSDMIPMGNYFGTDGGMMFSANSGIINNNPVISQSGNSSGSLLLDSVPGLKHDTGLAVEWSVEEQYKLEEGLVKYAEEPSIMRYIKIAATLRDKTVRDVALRCRWMTRKRRKPEEHIMGKKGNIRKDKLMESSSKTNILSAPPLDMAAYSLMVHHMDHNERLHCEGISGTAKHLLEQNAQAFSQITSNLSTYKLQENIDLFCRTRNNITSILNDMRGMPGIMSRMPPLPVSINEELANSILRNTT